GCCTTCGGCGACCTCGAACGCCCGTCCGCCAGCCGCCTCGTCCTGCACGACCACACCGAACGCCCGCTGACCGTCCGCGACCTCGCCCGACTCCGCCTCCCGTCGGCCCGGCTCGCGTACCTCTCCGCCTGCGACACCCTGCGGACCAGCCCCGAACTCGCCGACGAGGCCGTCCACATCGTCAGCGCCCTCCAGATCGCGGGCTTCCCCCATGTCGTCGGCTCGCTGTGGCACGTCGACGACACGATCGGAGCGGTTGTCGCGCAGGGGGTGTACGAGGCCCTGAGCACGGGCGGCGGCGCGCTGGACGTCGAAAGGACGGCCGAGGCCCTGCACGCCACCGTGCGCAAGCTGCGCGACACCTACCCCCGGACCCCGAGCCTGTGGGCCTGCCAGGTGCACGCGGGCCCCTAGCCACGGGTCCCTAGCCTGTGCGGCTCGGCAGTGGGGACGTTGACTTCTTGACCCCGTCGATTCGCTTGAGCCGAGCCGAGCATGCGGTGGGCAGCCGACAGCAGATGCGGTCGTGCGGTCGCCTGTACGTAGGCCAGTTACCGGAGCGAGTGCTGCTGATCCCGCAGCACCGGGCGGTGCCGTGTCGACCGCCGGATCCTGGCTGCGACCGCGGCGGTCAGGATGGCCCCGAGGCCAGCCCACGTGGGGCGAGAGCCGGTACGACGAGGAATCCGCCGCCGGAGCCCACCAGGCCCGTCACCGCGCCGACCACGAGACCCTCGACGGCGATGTGCTTGAGGGGCAGTTCACTGTGGGCGGGTCGCGCCCATTTCCGGCTTTTCGGGGCTTTCGGAGCATCGCGACAGCGGTGGCCAGCATCATCAGCGCGAAGGCGATGAGGAGGACCCTTCCGGGGATGTGTTCGGCGAGACGTCCGCCGCCGTATTCGCCGACCATACTGAACGCGCCGAAGAGCAGACCGGTCCGCCAGCGGACCCGGTGCGCCCGTGCGTGCGGGACCAGCGCGGCCAGGCTGGTGACACCGAGCGCTGGTCGCGCTCGGCTGATGGTGCGGCGTTGAGGACCGGTCGAGCAGCCCGAGGTCGCCGTGCTTACGCCAGCGGTTCACCCACTTGGATGCGCATGCGCGGGAGATGCCCGTCTCCGCGGCGACGTGCGCAATCGGACGCGTTTTACAGCGTTCGATCAACCGGCAGCGGCCTTCCGCGAAGAGGGGTGCGTTGGCGTGGGTCATAGTTTGCCCACGAAGAAGCTGGTGCTGGCGACTGCGAGTAGCAGGTAGCCGCTCGGGAAGGCGATGTTGTAGAAGACGCGTGCGCGGACGTGAGCTAGGACCGCGCCGATGAAGAACGCGGTCAAGCCGATTCCTGCTGCCAGGCCCAGCCAGTGGACCCCGAGCAGCCCCATGAGAAGGCCGACAGCGCCCGTGAGTTTGAGGGTTGCCAGGTACGGCATTGCAGCTGGCGGGAGTCGAACCTCTGCGGAGTTCGCCAGCACGAACGGTGCCCGCGCGTAGTCCGCGATCGCAATGAAGGCGTTCGCGACGACGCACCCAACCGTGGCGATGATCAGTACGGAGCTCACGAGTTGTACGACCCCACGACGGAAAACGGTTCTGGTAGAACCGGCGCTCCCGCGGCGCGGCTGATCAGGTCTCGCAGCTGAGAGGCTTGCGGTACTCCCACCAACGGATTCTGTGCTGCCTCCTCCATCTCGAGGGCCAGGATGAAGTCCTGCCCCGGCTGACTGGAGTACGCCGTGTAGACCACGTCCTGGGGTGATGCCGCGCGGAGGGCGACGAACACCCTCGCAAGTCGCGACCGGACGTCGGCAGCTGTGCCGCTGTCGGTGCGGAACCGCACCATCTGTAGGCTCATGACGTTGTCATCTCCTCGGGATGCGAACAGGAATGGGTTGAACCGACCGTCCTGACGTCCGCAAGCCCGGAAAGGTGACACCCATGACGATCACGGTCGAGGAATTCGAGACCGCACGACCGCATCTGCTGTCGGCTGCCCACCGCATGCTCGGCTCGGCTCATGACGCCCAAGACGCCGTCCAAACGGCATGGTTGCGGGTCATGATTGCCCGACCCTCACCATCGATTGAGAACCCGTCAGCCTGGCTCACGACTGTCACCGCCAGGGTCTGCCTGGACGAGCTGCGTGCCCGACGCCGTCGCAACGAAGCGCCGCTGCTCGCGGACGCCATCCCGGCCGCAGAACTGGCCGCGGACGAAGCAATCCTCCGTACAGAGGACGTCTCCCGGGCGCTCATGGTCTTGTTGAACCAGTTGACCTCGTCCCAACGGGTCGCGTACGTCCTGCATGACCTGTTCTCTGTGCCGTTCGACCAGATTGCGCACGTGCTGGGCGGGACAGTGCCCAGTGCCAAGAAACACGCCAGCAGGGCTCGACAACGCCTCGACAGCGCCCAGCATGCCTCGGAGCGGAACAGTCGGCCAGACCAGCAGATCGTCGAAGCCTTTCTGACAGCAGCCCAAACCGGGGATACGCGCAGAATGATCCAGCTGCTCGCGCCCGACAGCGTCCGCGACGCCGACGCGGCACTCCTGCCTCGCGGAGCCCGCACCGCCGTCATCGGTGCTGTCGACATTGCCACCGAGACCGTGCACTTCCGTGATCGCATTCAGGCGGCTTGCAGACTCACTGTCAACAACAAACCGGTGTACCTCATCGCCCCGGGAGGACATCCCCTCGCCACGATCGAGATCAGCACAGCCAATCAGAAGGTCACGAGAATCACGCTGCGATTGGCCCAAGCCGACGACCACTTCGCGGCCGCCCTACCGTCAACAACCTCCTGACCCGCAACAACTAGGGCCTGTCTCTTGGAAGTGCGGTTCGATGGTGCCGCATGCCTGATCGATAACCTGTGTCGGCGTCGGCAGCATGGTGCGAAACTTCGGTCCATGACCTCACCCGAGCTCAGTGACCTGGACTATCTCCGGGAGATCGAGCGTCTCGCCGGCCGCGTCAGCGTGGAGGCATCCAACGAAGGATGGCTCTCGTTTCAGGCAGAGCCGGAAGACGCAACACCACTCCAGCGCAGCGTGAACGTGCTTGCTCGGGCTCTTCGCCACTACCACTTCGAAGGCGACGGTTGCCTCGACGAGGACCGGCCTCTGATCCGCCTCGTCGGAGCCTCGGTGTTGAAGCCCGGGACCATGCCGGCCGGAGTGGAGGAGTCGTACGAGGAGGTGTGTGCACGGATCGGCGTCGGCCCCAGGCCCGAGGGCTGGGCCCTGTGGAACACCTGGAGCGATGGAGACCTGAAGGTGACCATGGTGGTTTCCACGGTCGAGACGACCGAGGGCCTTTTCGAGAACTGGGCCCGCGGGAGGGCACTCGATCCGGTGTCACCGCTGCCCTCCCAGATCGCCCTCGTCCGTCAGGGTTGGATAGGGCCGATGACGTTCTCACCTCGCGGTGTCAGACGGACTGGCCTTGGCGGTCGGCCGCTGTCCTAAGGGCTGTCCGTAACTGATCTTTGGCACGAGAGTGGTCGGCTGAGTTCGGATCCTGGGTCCCACCCTTTGGGAGAGGTGCCGACCTCGGTTCACCCCTGTGACCGCACGTCACAGCAGCGGATGGCAGGGGACGTCCTCGCGGCAACGTGTGGATCCACCCGCCCGGGGAGATGAGCAGGGCCCCTGTTATCGTGCGCCGATGTCAACGATCAAGCAGTTCCAAGTGACCTTCGACTGCGCGGAACCTGCGCGCCTCGCCGCCTTCTGGTGCGAGGTGCTGGGGTACGTCGTACCGGCAGTCCCGGAGGGCTTTGCCACGTGGGAGGAGTACCACCACTCGCTGCCGCCTGAGGACGAGGTCTACTTCGCGTGCGCTGATCCCTCGGGTGTGGGCCCGCGTGTGCTCTTCCAGCGAGTTCCCGAAGGCAAGGTCGTCAAGAACCGGGTGCATCTTGATGTGCGGGTCGGCACAGGGCTCGTGGGTGACGAGCGCCTGGCCACACTCGAGGGCGAATGCGCACGGCTGATGGCGCTCGGCGCGAAGCACGTGCTGACGCAGCGTGCCGATGGCGTCAACGAGTCGTGCATCACGATGCAGGACATCGAGGGCAACGAGTTCTGCCTCGCCTGATTCTCCTCCGAGACTGCCGCCTCAAAAGCGACGGCGTCCACCACGCCATGCTCGGCATCGCGCGACTGCACAACCTCAACCTTGTCGGATAGGTAAACGGTTGGGCCGGTTACCGACCGCGTCCGCAACCAACGCAAGATCATTTGCGGGACAAGCCTTAGTCGACTGTTCCTTTCTGGCGGCACGTCGACCGGGCATCGCGTGCGTCACCGCCCGCCCGGGAGGAAACGGATGGACGGTGATGACCTGCGGCTTGGATCAGAATGCCCGAAAATAGGGCGATGGGATCGAATTTGCGACACCGAAGGGTTCGCATTCCGTCTCCACGGGAGCGCGGTAGATGAATTCCGAGGCTGGCACGCCAAAGCGCTGAAATGGGTCCAGGGTCAACGCGAGCGATCACCGGCCAAGTGGCCGGGTCTCATGCTGTGTCAGCCAGCCAGTAGTACTCTTCCTCGATCACGGAAAAGCCTCACTGTACGAGGCCCGTTCCCGGACTATTCTCGTTCATGCCGAGAAAGCCGGAGGGGTTGAACTTCGTAGGCGTAGGCGAAGTTCTTCCTTTTGTCCGTGTCACCGGAGGCGGACTGGACCAGCCTGACGCAGTCGGGGCCCGCCTCCTGATGGAAGCAGGCCCCGACGCCATCATCCGCTACGGGGCGACTCTTGAGCCCCCTTAGTCGACGGAAACTATGGGTTCAGGCCCCGGAAAGTTCGGAGGGATCCTATGAGGTGTGGCCGTTCCGGAGCACAGCCAGGCGAGATAGCTCGAGAGGCTGCCCTTGTAGTGGAACCAGTCGTCATTCCGCCCAGCCACAACGACTGTCCATTCGTTGGGCTGCCCTTCTGTTCGCCAGTGAAACTCGTCCCCATCTATCGAGCTGCCCCACTGCAGCAACCCTCCCGATTCCGGGAACACAGGGTAGCCGCCGAGCATTCCCTTGTGCGCCATGCCCTCGGCACCAGCGAGATCCTCTGTCTTCCCCTCAACGAATCGCGCTTCGTTTCCTGGGAGCGGCGACGTCACAAAGAGGAATTGCCCGATCTGCAGTCGAGGGTACGACTCCGCCAAAGTGACATAGTCGTCCGGCAGTCGAGTCCCCAACCCGTCGAAAACCAACTGCCAGTCGATGCGCCTTGGAACCTCGAGACGCTGCGCCACCAGCCCCGGCAGTGCAACCTCCAGGGATTCGATACTCAACAGCCACCTCCATTTGCGCCCTTGTTTTCTATCCGCACACTGAAGAGTTTACGGGTCGGTGTCGACGCCGTCATGGTGATCGCAGTCGGCCGGTCAAATCGCCATGATCTTCACGGGCGGATTGGCAATGCCGTAGCCTGCCGCTTTCCGAGCCCGCTCCTGGATCCACTACCTAATGCGTGTTGCAGAAGGCCGTGTGGTGGCGTGACGCCGGGCTGCGGTCGTGTCTGATCATGCGGTGAGGGCGCGGTTGTGCATGTGGGCGACGGCCTGGACTGCGTGATGGAGTCCGTTGCCGTGCTGTCGGCAGTCGCGGAGGATCTTGTAGTTCTTCATGCGGGCGAAGGCGTGCTCGACGCGGGCGCGGACTTTGCGATGGGCGGCGTTGTCCTCCTCCTCACCGGGCAACAAGGGCCGGCCGGGGCGCTTTCGGTGCGGGACGACGAGGCCGGTGTTGATGTAGGCGCCGTCACCGAGCACCGTCACACCGTGACAGTGCTCGGCCAGCCCGGACTCCCGCCAGACCCGGGCATCGGCCCGGTTGCCCGGCACCGGAGGAGCCGTTGCGATGACCAGAATCCACAGCCGGTCGACCGCCTCGTCCCGACGGGCCACCGGCTCCAGAGCCAGCTGCGGTCCCATCCGCTGGATGACCCGGCACACGGTGGCCGGCGAAACGCCGAACAGCGGCGCGAGCTGTCTCATCGTGAGGTTCGTCCGGGTAGTACACAGCCACCAGCGGCACCCGGTCCGCCAACGGCAGGCACACCGGCCGCCCGATCCGCGGACCGGCACCACCACGCTCACGCACCACCCGCAACAGCCGCTCGAACTGGCCCATC
The Streptomyces sp. NBC_00234 DNA segment above includes these coding regions:
- a CDS encoding sulfite exporter TauE/SafE family protein → MSRARPALGVTSLAALVPHARAHRVRWRTGLLFGAFSMVGEYGGGRLAEHIPGRVLLIAFALMMLATAVAMLRKPRKAGNGRDPPTVNCPSSTSPSRVSWSAR
- a CDS encoding DoxX family protein, producing MSSVLIIATVGCVVANAFIAIADYARAPFVLANSAEVRLPPAAMPYLATLKLTGAVGLLMGLLGVHWLGLAAGIGLTAFFIGAVLAHVRARVFYNIAFPSGYLLLAVASTSFFVGKL
- a CDS encoding sigma-70 family RNA polymerase sigma factor, producing MTITVEEFETARPHLLSAAHRMLGSAHDAQDAVQTAWLRVMIARPSPSIENPSAWLTTVTARVCLDELRARRRRNEAPLLADAIPAAELAADEAILRTEDVSRALMVLLNQLTSSQRVAYVLHDLFSVPFDQIAHVLGGTVPSAKKHASRARQRLDSAQHASERNSRPDQQIVEAFLTAAQTGDTRRMIQLLAPDSVRDADAALLPRGARTAVIGAVDIATETVHFRDRIQAACRLTVNNKPVYLIAPGGHPLATIEISTANQKVTRITLRLAQADDHFAAALPSTTS
- a CDS encoding VOC family protein, coding for MSTIKQFQVTFDCAEPARLAAFWCEVLGYVVPAVPEGFATWEEYHHSLPPEDEVYFACADPSGVGPRVLFQRVPEGKVVKNRVHLDVRVGTGLVGDERLATLEGECARLMALGAKHVLTQRADGVNESCITMQDIEGNEFCLA
- a CDS encoding SMI1/KNR4 family protein; protein product: MSIESLEVALPGLVAQRLEVPRRIDWQLVFDGLGTRLPDDYVTLAESYPRLQIGQFLFVTSPLPGNEARFVEGKTEDLAGAEGMAHKGMLGGYPVFPESGGLLQWGSSIDGDEFHWRTEGQPNEWTVVVAGRNDDWFHYKGSLSSYLAWLCSGTATPHRIPPNFPGPEPIVSVD